The Amblyomma americanum isolate KBUSLIRL-KWMA chromosome 3, ASM5285725v1, whole genome shotgun sequence genome window below encodes:
- the LOC144124226 gene encoding uncharacterized protein LOC144124226 has translation MTWAAFRRVMRKGCALLMVLRRQAAEDVMYVTQRRRRPFRMRVATAAYLLTYAGSVCQWPYEYQFYEQCGLARRDVYAILGMQQLAVLLGPYLAWLCFQRTTGPVMSPRGAIMLCLVASAAACEAKTCGLYREAAVIMGLGPSLAASLLDLRNHVLLVRHLKAYVSISALAATGVLVDVYDFGVQSVYSLASALYLAAAVVVYVRLNDTTGVVIFRPQAAAAQETQARLDSALCRLAELLEDTQSLSMSIARFLMDAVGVLNRAAFEVAGPYPCGRVVTSVAVVFLFRQTIDVIAMAFAAILRMGAVTNAALKGCGTLGCLATFAVAFHSVTPLRSEFCTAHIFLSFGTTIATAGDVTQPWHQSTLSGEYTVSAI, from the exons ATGACGTGGGCGGCGTTCCGGAGAGTGATGCGCAAGGGCTGCGCTCTACTCATGGTGCTCCGTCGCCAAGCAGCGGAGGACGTGATGTACGTTACGCAACGAAGGCGAAG GCCGTTCCGGATGCGCGTGGCCACAGCCGCCTACCTGCTGACGTATGCGGGATCGGTGTGCCAATGGCCTTACGAGTACCAGTTCTACGAACAGTGCGGACTGGCACGGCGAGACGTCTACGCTATCCTTGGCATGCAGCAGTTGGCCGTACTCTTGGGCCCCTACCTAGCATGGTTGTGCTTCCAGAGAACTACCGGGCCCGTCATGAGCCCTAG GGGCGCCATCATGCTGTGCCTTGTGGCATCTGCGGCTGCCTGCGAGGCCAAGACGTGCGGCCTTTACCGGGAGGCTGCGGTCATCATGGGGCTGGGCCCATCGCTGGCTGCCTCCCTGCTCGATCTCAGGAACCACGTGCTTCTCGTCAGGCATCTTAAG GCGTACGTGAGTATCTCCGCCTTAGCGGCGACGGGAGTACTGGTGGATGTCTACGACTTCGGCGTCCAGTCCGTCTACTCCCTGGCCTCCGCGTTGTACCTGGCCGCTGCGGTGGTCGTCTATGTGCGCTTGAACGATACAACTGGCGTGGTCATCTTCAGGCCGCAG GCTGCCGCCGCCCAGGAAACCCAGGCGAGGTTGGATTCGGCGCTGTGCCGCCTCGCCGAGTTGCTCGAAGACACTCAGTCGCTATCGATGAGCATAGCGCGGTTCCTGATGGACGCAGTGGGCGTGCTAAACCGCGCCGCCTTCGAGGTGGCCGGCCCGTATCCCTGCGGCAGGGTGGTAACCTCTGTCGCCGTGGTCTTCCTCTTCAGGCAG ACCATCGACGTCATCGCCATGGCCTTCGCGGCGATACTGCGGATGGGCGCCGTAACAAACGCGGCGCTGAAGGGATGCGGCACCCTCGGCTGCCTGGCCACTTTCGCCGTCGCTTTCCACAGCGTGACGCCACTTCGGAGCGAGTTCTGCACAGCGCACATTTTCCTCTCCTTCGGTACCACTATAGCCACGGCGGGAGACGTCACGCAACCCTGGCATCAAAGCACGCTGTCAGGCGAGTACACTGTCAGCGCCATCTGA